In the Paenibacillus sp. FSL H7-0357 genome, one interval contains:
- the whiA gene encoding DNA-binding protein WhiA translates to MSFAALTKKELTMVESQPCCEKAEMSALIRMNGSVQLSSKKVVLDISTENAAIARRVYSLLKKYYQVHIELLVRKKMRLKKNNVYIVRIPNRVQEILKDLRIVSEGFIFTDGIDKEIVGKNCCKRAYLRGAFMAGGSVNNPEGSSYHLEIASMYEEHCKALVDLAGEFHLNARCIERKKGFILYIKEGEKIIEFLSLIGAHQALFKFEDVRIMRDMRNSVNRIVNCETANLNKTIGAAVRQIENIKLLQREVGLESLPDKLREVAEIRLAHPDINLKEVGEMLKGTVSKSGVNHRLRKIDELADKVRGS, encoded by the coding sequence TTGTCTTTTGCGGCCCTTACAAAAAAAGAGCTGACGATGGTGGAGAGCCAGCCTTGCTGCGAGAAAGCGGAAATGTCAGCGCTGATCCGAATGAATGGTTCGGTGCAGCTTTCGAGCAAAAAGGTAGTTCTCGACATTTCGACGGAAAACGCCGCGATTGCAAGGCGGGTATATTCTTTGCTTAAGAAATATTACCAGGTCCATATCGAGCTGCTCGTGCGTAAAAAAATGCGTTTGAAGAAGAATAACGTTTATATCGTAAGAATCCCAAACCGTGTTCAGGAGATCCTGAAGGATTTGCGGATTGTTTCCGAAGGTTTCATCTTTACCGATGGGATCGACAAGGAAATCGTCGGTAAGAACTGCTGTAAGCGCGCATATCTGCGTGGTGCATTTATGGCGGGGGGATCAGTCAACAACCCGGAAGGTTCTTCCTACCATCTGGAAATCGCTTCCATGTATGAGGAGCACTGCAAAGCGCTGGTGGATCTGGCTGGGGAATTTCACCTGAACGCCCGCTGCATAGAGCGCAAGAAAGGCTTTATCCTATATATCAAGGAAGGCGAGAAAATCATTGAGTTTCTCAGTCTGATTGGAGCGCATCAAGCGTTGTTTAAATTTGAGGATGTGCGGATTATGCGCGATATGCGCAACTCCGTGAACCGGATCGTCAACTGTGAAACGGCCAATTTGAACAAAACGATTGGCGCTGCGGTGCGGCAAATTGAGAACATCAAGCTGCTGCAGCGTGAAGTGGGGCTGGAAAGCCTGCCGGATAAGCTGCGCGAGGTCGCTGAAATCCGTTTGGCACACCCGGACATCAACCTCAAGGAAGTGGGCGAGATGCTGAAGGGAACGGTCAGTAAATCCGGTGTAAACCACCGTTTGCGCAAAATTGACGAGCTGGCTGATAAGGTTCGGGGAAGCTGA
- a CDS encoding HPr family phosphocarrier protein, with translation MTKHPVVVRLKTGLHARPAALFVQEANKFSSEIFVEKDDKKVNAKSIMGIMSLAISSGTEIYISADGADADQAVTALTSLVSKEELENQ, from the coding sequence ATGACAAAGCACCCGGTAGTTGTACGGTTGAAGACGGGGCTCCACGCTCGGCCGGCAGCATTGTTCGTGCAAGAAGCTAACAAGTTTTCGTCGGAGATTTTCGTGGAAAAAGACGATAAAAAGGTTAACGCCAAAAGCATCATGGGCATTATGAGCCTGGCGATCAGTTCCGGCACGGAGATTTATATTAGCGCGGATGGCGCCGATGCGGATCAAGCTGTAACCGCTTTGACTAGTCTTGTAAGCAAGGAAGAGCTTGAGAACCAATAA
- a CDS encoding GNAT family N-acetyltransferase produces MHNQVTLAEPTVELASQYLAFYEEWLAGGEIFVPWVIGIDPADFAAMVRYLQDNADGVILKEGWVPSSTYWLVNADSKVVGAVNIRHRLTGKLLQSGGHIGYGILRSERRKGLATELLRQALLKAGGLGITKALVVCDDSNIASERTIRRNGGVEDSSYIEEDGNVIRRFWIET; encoded by the coding sequence ATGCACAATCAGGTAACTTTAGCAGAGCCGACAGTAGAGCTGGCGTCGCAGTACTTGGCATTTTACGAAGAATGGCTGGCAGGTGGAGAGATATTCGTCCCTTGGGTAATTGGCATTGATCCCGCCGACTTCGCGGCTATGGTCCGGTATTTGCAGGATAACGCGGATGGCGTAATTCTTAAAGAAGGCTGGGTACCTAGTTCTACATACTGGTTGGTGAATGCCGATTCCAAAGTGGTGGGTGCAGTAAATATAAGGCATCGCCTGACTGGAAAACTGCTTCAGAGCGGGGGACATATTGGATATGGGATACTTCGCTCTGAGCGGCGCAAGGGATTGGCAACTGAGCTTCTGAGACAGGCCTTGCTGAAGGCGGGCGGGCTTGGGATTACCAAAGCGCTTGTCGTTTGCGATGACAGCAATATTGCTTCCGAACGGACGATCCGCAGAAACGGCGGGGTGGAGGATAGTTCATACATCGAAGAGGACGGCAACGTGATCCGGAGGTTCTGGATCGAGACGTGA
- a CDS encoding SIMPL domain-containing protein, with the protein MKKWGKTVGTVLLAGSLLVGGTALSGVLQAPEKAYAAEDVQRNVVSVVGKGELSIKPDIVYLSIGVSTSAATAEEAQKSNGAKITKLTNLLKKTWGIADKDIQSTQFYVQPNYAYTEKDGQQVKGYNAQHTLQVSYRDLTKVGGLLDAASTAGANNIGSARFAIEDPSAFEAQVIEKAMANADVKAAAIAKVAKRSLGQVVTVIQNDDGNNPVVYMESAQMTKASADMAAGTSVEAGEVKVSTQLSVMYELK; encoded by the coding sequence ATGAAGAAATGGGGCAAAACAGTCGGTACCGTATTGCTGGCGGGAAGTTTATTGGTAGGGGGTACGGCGTTAAGCGGAGTGCTTCAGGCTCCTGAAAAGGCTTACGCTGCTGAGGACGTGCAGAGAAATGTCGTTAGTGTTGTAGGTAAAGGCGAGCTTTCGATCAAGCCGGATATCGTGTATCTGTCAATCGGCGTCAGCACCTCTGCTGCAACAGCTGAAGAAGCACAGAAGTCGAATGGAGCCAAAATCACCAAGCTAACCAACCTGCTGAAAAAAACCTGGGGTATTGCGGATAAGGACATTCAGAGCACCCAATTTTATGTGCAGCCTAATTACGCCTACACTGAAAAAGACGGTCAACAGGTTAAGGGTTATAACGCCCAGCACACGCTTCAAGTCTCTTACCGCGATCTGACTAAGGTCGGGGGACTGCTGGATGCCGCTTCTACAGCGGGAGCGAACAACATTGGAAGTGCACGGTTTGCCATCGAGGATCCTTCTGCATTCGAAGCACAGGTTATTGAGAAAGCAATGGCCAATGCAGATGTGAAGGCAGCCGCGATTGCCAAAGTGGCCAAACGCAGTCTGGGCCAGGTCGTTACGGTTATCCAGAACGATGACGGTAATAACCCGGTTGTCTATATGGAGAGCGCCCAAATGACCAAAGCATCGGCCGATATGGCTGCAGGCACTTCGGTTGAAGCGGGAGAAGTTAAAGTATCCACCCAGCTTAGTGTAATGTATGAGCTGAAATAA
- a CDS encoding PdaC/SigV domain-containing protein produces the protein MKYMSKEQARKWGAGLMAAGLLLGGALLPAETSQAAAAKTQAKVNSSLVVLKTNGTISQHTGIVSAGKVWVPVAFMRDTLGMPLTYDKTEKTYTIGNGITRTKLMVSDYGTSISVNNYYLGEFDGKIINNRLYVPFDLLSDYLGYKGDWNAASGRLNVIKKTQNPITVTTETYSKDYKDAPIKLDYPQISGLDNAKAQAAINNTLKQTFLKYAEGAEKEIAIRAKDDRPYEYEGGYVVTYNQDGVLSLVTSQYGYTGGAHGMTYRNAFTFSLKDGKQLLLGDLFGANPNYKKELNAKLAKLLKANGGYLGGFTGLNTEKDFYLKDGKAVLFFQLYEYTAYAAGFPEFTFTFKELLPGGSSPFAALK, from the coding sequence ATGAAGTATATGTCTAAAGAACAGGCCCGTAAATGGGGCGCAGGATTAATGGCAGCAGGATTGCTGCTGGGTGGAGCTCTTCTGCCTGCAGAGACGAGCCAGGCCGCAGCGGCCAAGACACAGGCTAAGGTCAATTCATCACTTGTTGTATTAAAAACAAACGGAACGATTTCACAGCATACCGGGATTGTAAGCGCAGGGAAAGTATGGGTGCCGGTTGCTTTTATGCGTGATACTCTGGGTATGCCATTGACGTATGATAAAACGGAGAAAACTTATACGATCGGGAACGGAATTACACGAACCAAGCTGATGGTCTCCGATTACGGCACCTCCATCTCGGTCAATAATTATTACCTGGGAGAGTTTGACGGCAAGATTATAAATAACCGTCTGTATGTTCCCTTTGATCTGCTCAGCGATTATTTGGGCTATAAGGGGGATTGGAATGCTGCCTCCGGACGGTTAAATGTGATAAAGAAAACACAAAATCCGATTACGGTAACGACTGAAACTTACAGCAAGGACTACAAGGACGCACCGATCAAGCTGGATTACCCGCAAATCAGCGGTTTGGACAATGCCAAAGCGCAGGCAGCGATTAATAATACCCTTAAGCAGACGTTCCTAAAGTATGCGGAAGGGGCTGAGAAAGAAATTGCCATTAGAGCCAAAGATGACCGCCCCTATGAATACGAAGGAGGATACGTGGTTACGTACAATCAGGACGGGGTGCTCAGCCTTGTGACCAGCCAGTATGGGTATACCGGCGGCGCTCATGGAATGACCTACCGCAATGCCTTTACCTTCTCGCTCAAGGACGGAAAGCAGCTATTGCTTGGAGATTTATTCGGTGCCAACCCCAACTATAAAAAAGAGCTTAATGCAAAGCTGGCGAAGCTGCTGAAAGCAAATGGCGGGTATCTTGGCGGCTTCACGGGCCTGAATACGGAGAAGGATTTCTATTTGAAAGACGGCAAGGCGGTCCTTTTCTTCCAGCTGTATGAATACACTGCATATGCTGCCGGATTCCCTGAGTTTACTTTCACGTTCAAGGAGCTGCTCCCCGGCGGAAGCAGTCCATTTGCCGCATTGAAGTAA
- a CDS encoding GDSL-type esterase/lipase family protein, which produces MSIQYTAIGDSLTTGFGALPGNGFVPVYRRMAEARLRVPIELSNLGVNGLTTDGLEQRLKRDYNYRLAISEAELITMSIGGNDLIKAAKAAGGRPGDLAPVLQKALRECKRNLHDIMGTLSQLKAGMRRPYIIRIVGLYNPYPQLTEATDWVRQFNHYAAGYSSPVCRFASIYNEFAGNERGLLSIDHLHPNGRGYRVIAGKLDTLGYGRLG; this is translated from the coding sequence ATGAGTATTCAGTATACGGCGATTGGCGATTCGTTAACGACAGGATTTGGAGCTCTGCCGGGCAATGGGTTTGTTCCGGTCTACCGCCGGATGGCCGAGGCGCGGCTGCGGGTGCCGATCGAATTATCCAATTTGGGAGTCAACGGTTTGACCACAGATGGATTGGAGCAGAGGCTGAAGAGGGATTACAACTATCGGCTTGCCATCAGTGAGGCCGAATTGATTACGATGTCCATTGGCGGCAACGATTTGATCAAGGCGGCCAAAGCGGCGGGCGGGCGGCCGGGCGATCTGGCTCCGGTACTGCAAAAAGCGCTCCGGGAATGCAAACGTAATTTGCATGACATTATGGGCACGCTTTCGCAGTTGAAGGCGGGTATGCGGAGACCCTATATTATCAGAATAGTAGGACTGTATAACCCCTATCCCCAGTTGACGGAAGCGACGGATTGGGTGCGGCAGTTTAACCACTATGCTGCGGGATATAGCAGCCCGGTATGCAGGTTCGCCTCTATATATAATGAATTTGCCGGCAACGAGCGGGGGCTGCTGTCAATAGATCATTTGCATCCTAACGGAAGAGGTTACCGTGTTATCGCCGGGAAGCTGGACACGTTGGGGTATGGGCGTCTGGGGTAA
- the clpP gene encoding ATP-dependent Clp endopeptidase proteolytic subunit ClpP, whose amino-acid sequence MSYIPMVVEQSNRGERAYDIYSRLLKDRIIFLGTEVNDVVANSIIAQMLFLAAEDPEKDIHLYVNSPGGSITAGMAIFDTMQYIKPDVSTICVGMAASMGAFLLNAGAKGKRFALPNSEIMIHQPLGGAQGQATDIEIRARRILKLRDKLNRILSERTGQPLERIEKDTDRDYFMSAADAAEYGIVDKVIEKTLPAGV is encoded by the coding sequence GTGAGTTATATTCCTATGGTAGTAGAACAGAGCAACCGCGGTGAGCGCGCTTATGACATCTATTCCCGCCTGCTGAAGGACCGCATCATTTTCCTTGGAACGGAGGTTAATGACGTGGTAGCCAATTCCATCATCGCGCAAATGCTGTTTCTGGCTGCCGAGGATCCGGAGAAGGATATTCACCTGTATGTAAACAGCCCTGGTGGCTCCATTACAGCGGGTATGGCTATATTTGATACAATGCAGTACATCAAACCGGATGTATCGACGATTTGCGTAGGTATGGCCGCATCGATGGGAGCTTTCCTGCTGAACGCCGGTGCCAAAGGCAAACGTTTTGCACTTCCTAACAGCGAAATTATGATTCACCAGCCTCTGGGCGGTGCTCAAGGTCAGGCAACGGACATCGAAATCCGCGCCCGCCGCATCCTCAAGCTGCGCGACAAGCTGAACCGCATTCTGTCCGAGCGCACAGGACAGCCGCTGGAACGGATCGAAAAGGATACCGACCGCGACTATTTCATGAGTGCAGCTGATGCAGCTGAATATGGTATTGTCGATAAAGTTATCGAGAAGACGCTGCCTGCCGGCGTTTAA